TGGCCAATTCGGTTCGCCGTCTGGTCTGGCGCGAAAAGAGAACAACCAGAGCTGAGATTGCACGGTTGACCGGGCTGTCTCGTTCTACAGTTTCCGAGATTGTTGACAGTCTGCTAACCACCGGGCTCATAGAAGAGATCGGTGCCGGCAAGTCAAGCGGCGGTCGGCGTCCGATCGTACTTGAGTTTCAGGATGAAGCCAGGTGTATCCTGGGTGTAGATCTGGGAGCTACTCACGTAGGGGTAGTTCTGACCGATCTTCGAGGCAACGTCCTGGCCTGGAAGGAGCGCCGCCATCCGGTGAGATCCGATCCCAAGGGTTCCCGAGAACTGGTCATCGCCCTGTGTGACGAGTGCCTGAATGAGAGTGGCAAGGATAAGGGATCGCTCTTGAGTATCGGGGTAGCGGTGCCCAGTCCGGTAGATCCTCTTAACCCAAAACTTCTTTCGGAAGTAGTGATTCCCGCCTGGCGTGGAGAAAGCGGACTGGAGCAACTTCAGCAATATTACGGCGTCAAGGTCCATGTCGACAACGACGCCAATTTGGGCGCGGTGGCTGAAAATTGGTGGGGGGCTGGTCAAGGGATTGAGGATCTCGTATACATTAAGGTCGCACATGGAATCGGCGCCGGCTACATCCTGAATGGAGACGTATATCGTGGCGCCGCAGGCGTAGCAGGTGAGATGGGCCACCTGCCTATCGATCCAAACGGCTCCCCTTGCGTCTGCGGTCTCAAGGGCTGCCTGGCAACATTAGTCGGAGCGCCGGCGGTATCAGAGCGTGCGCGTGAATTGGCAGGGGATTATCCCGACAGTTGCCTCAAGATCAATTCTGCACCTTTCTCAGACTTGAGGGTAGCTGTAGAGCAGGGCGACGCACTCGCAACTCGACTTGTGGATGAAATCACCGATTATCTGGCCATTGCGATTGCAGGCTGGTTCAATCTCATGAATCCCAAACTCGCAATTCTGGGCGGAAGTATGGCCAGTCTCGGTGAATTCGTTGTGGGTCCTCTGAGGGAAAAGGTCAGGGGCAATACTCTGGTAAGCAAAGCGGCGGTGAGTATCAGGATCGGCGAACTCGGCCCGAGAGCGGTTGCAGTCGGTGCGGCAACACTGGCCCTGCAGGCGATGTTTTCAGATCCTCAACCGGTTGGTAGCAGTGAGCAGCCAAGGACATGATGCGCTGGCGGACGCTAACAAATACTGTTCATATAATCTCGATCGTTGCCACTTTGGTGTTGAACGGATGCAGCAACTCTACAGATTCGAAAATGATATACCGCTTAGTATGGAACGATGAATTTGACGGACCGGTGGGCCAAAAGCTCGGCTCCGACAAATGGGGCTACGATGTCGGTACCGACTGGGGTAACGCTCAACTTGAGTACGATACCGACCGAGCTGAGAATGTCTCCCTGGATGGAAACGGCAATCTAGCCATTGTCGCCCGCAAGGAGTCCTATCAGGGACAACCATACACCTCGGCTCGGATCGTGACACGGGATTTGTTCGAACCAAAGTACGGCAGGATTGAGGCCCGAATCAAACTCCCGACCGGTCAGGGTATCTGGCCGGCTTTCTGGATGCTGGGTAATGACATCAAAACCGTTAGCTGGCCCCAATGCGGCGAGATAGACATTATGGAATATCGTGGTCAGCATTCGCATGTCATCCACGGCAGTCTGCATGGCCCAGGCTACGCCGGGGGACGCGCCCTGTCTCGCAGTTACACGCTTGATGGAGCAGGATTCGATACCGACTTTCACGTTTTTGCGGTTGAATGGACCCGGGGGAGGATCGATTGGCACGTGGATGGTAGTCACTACCTGACTATCCTGCCGGAGCATGCCAATGGTGATTGGGTGTTTGATCACCCGTTCTATATTATTCTGAATGTGGCTGTAGGTGGCCACTGGGTCGGACCGCCCAACGAAAACACTGTTTTCCCGCAAACAATGTTGATTGACTACGTTCGAGTATACGCTGGAGAGTCATGATCACTCACGGCCTTCTGCGTGACAACCCCTTTGAGGAGTTTTGATGAACCCATCGCAGCACTTTGAAACTGCTCCGGAAGACCGGATTTCCCTCGCACAAAGACTGGTCTATGGCCTCGGCGGATTGATAAACAACTTACTGGCCGCTGCCAGTGGCGGTATGATGATTGTTCTCAATCTCGGCCTCGGCATGAATCCCGCCCTCGTCGGTCTGCTGGGAGCGCTGCCTCGTTTCACCGATGCGCTGACGGACCCGATGATGGGATTTATTTCCGACCGCACCAAGTCAAGATGGGGAAGGCGTCGGCCATACATCTTTTGTGGCGCCATAGCCGCCGGTCTGATATTTGCCGCGCTGTGGCAATTACCGAGAGGGCAGAGCGAGACTTTCTACTTTATCTGGTTCCTTGCCGGTTCGATTCTTTTCTACATGGGATATACCGTGTTTGCCACTCCCTGGGTTGCCTTGGGGTATGAGTTGACGCCAGATTATCACGAGCGCACTCGTCTCATGGGTACGCAGAACTTCCTCAGCCAACTCGCCTACGTGGTATCACCCTGGTTTTTGTGGATAATGACTTACCAGGGTTGGTTCAAAGATCAGATCGACGGCGCCGCCGGCCTGGCCATCATCATCGCCGCGGTGACTATTGGAGTTGGTATCCTACCTGCCATCTTTCTCAGAGAGCGTCTCAAAGGGATCGCTGTGGCCGAGATTACCGCTGAGGGTCAGAAATCCCAGAGTACCGCTGCCGCCTTCAAGCGAAATATTATCGAGTTCTTCAAAGGGTTTGCCGCTACTATAAAGTCGGGACCGTTTTTGAAACTCGGCCTGGCGACCTTTTTAGTTTTCAATGGCTTCATTCTGATAGCCGCCTTTCAGTCCTACGTGACTATTTATTACGTCTGTGGCGGGGATCAGAATTTGGGTGCGGAATACGTAGGGTACACCGGAAGCGTCGCTGCGGTTTCCACCTTTATCGTTATTCCCATCGTAACATGGCTCGCTACCAAGATTGGTAAACGGCGCGCCTTCTTCTACTCGACCGGCATCTCCATGGTCGGCTATGCTGTAAAATGGATCTGTTACAATCCTGAAATTCCCTGGCTGGTCGTGGTCCCGGCGCCGCTGCTTGCTTTCAGTCTGGGGGGTTTGTTCACGCTGATGCCTTCGATGATGGCCGATGTTGTTGATCTCGATGAACTCGAAACTCACGAACGCCGCGAGGGGATGTTCGGCTCCATATTCTGGTGGGTTGTAAAACTCGGAATGTCAGCCGCTCTGGCCGGTGGCGGATTCTTGCTCAACGCTAGTGGCTTCGATGTTGAGCTGGGGGAAAGTCAGACCGTTAGTGCCCTCTTCTTGATGCGGATTTTTGACGTCGTTATCCCAATTGTGACATCAGCGATTGCGATCTGGGCAGTGGCCACATTCCCGATTACCGAAAAGAAAGCGCGCGAAGTAAGAGAAGAGTTGGAACGCAGAAGAGGCAAGGGGAACGAAGTAGCATCGTAATGATTGTCGACCGACGACCAGAAAAAGAGCATCACCGTGAAGTGATGCTTTTTTTGTATGACTTTGGCTAAAGCTCAATCGGTGATTTCGAATTCTGCTCTTAGGTCAGTATCGGAACATCCCCCGATCCAAAGGTGAAATTCTCCCGGCTCGGTGACAAGTTGCATCTGTCGGTTGTAAAAGGCCAGATCATCCGTGCTCAACTCGAAGCTGACCGTCTTGCCGGCGCCTGGACTAAGTTTGATCCGTTGGAATCCTTTTAGCTCTTTGACGGGTCGAGTTACGCTCCCCACCAGATCTCTGACGTATAGCTGTACGACTTCCTCTGCCTCGACAGCACCTGAGTTGTGAAGGTCGACCGTCACTGTAAAGCTACTGCCCATCGGTATGCTGACGCTGGACAACATGAGATTCGTATACTCGAACTTAGAATACGAAAGACCGAAGCCGAATGGAAACAGTGGAGAGTTTGGTACATCCAGGTGAAACGAGGTGTCGCCAAAAGAGTGTTGAGGTGCATTGAGCTCGATGTCATCCATGCTCACGACCGATTCGGACGTGCCCGGACGACCGGTGTTCTTGTGCGAGTAGTAAATAGGAATCTGTCCGGCAACTCGGGGGAAGGTAACCGGTAGTCTGCCCGAAGGGGACTCTTTGCCGAAAAGAAGATCAACAATCGCCGGTCCGGCCATACTACCCGGATGCCAGGCACAAAGGAGGGCGTCGAACTTACCGACCACACTCTGCAAAGCGAGTGGTCGGCCGGCCATTAGCACTACGATTAACGGCTTGCCCAACCGACACATCTCCTCAATCAGCTCTTCCTGATTTCCCGGAAGGGAGATATCGGCCCGGCAGTGAGCCTCACCGGCCAGGATCGACTCTTCACCCAGGAACATAACAACTGCATCAGACTTACTAGCGGCTTCTATCGCCTCAGGGAACCCATCGCGTGTTCGGCTACGCGTGCTTTCCATGCCACGAGCGTAGTGGATTTCAAACTCTCCGCCAAACTGTGTCTGCAGTGCCGCCACGGGAGTCTGACTCAACGATGGATCTCCGTCGAATACCCATGTCCCAAGCTGTTCGTATCCATCGTTAGCCAGTGGACCGATCAGGGCCAGTGACTTCAATCGGTTGGGCTTAAGAGGCAGAAGCTCATTCTTGTTTTTCAGTAGCACGATACTCTCAACAGACGCTCTTTTGGCAATCTCAAGGTGGTTGGCCGGCGACAGTGGATCTGATGCTGCCGTCGTTTTTATTGGATCATCAAAGAGTCCCAGCAGAATCTTCACCCTAAGTATATTGCCAACCATCGTGTCGATACGTTCGACAGATATCCTATCTTCTTCAACGAGCGCACCAAGGTAGTCAGCAAATGTGCTGCTGGTCATTTCCATATCGACACCCGCGCTGGCAGCTTCGTAAGCCGACTCCTTGTCGTCGGACGTAAGTCCGTGGACCGATAGCTGGCTGATTGATTCCCAGTCGCTAACCACAAATCCATCGTATCGCCACTCTTCGCGGAGAATCTGTCGCAATAGAAACGGATTGGCCGATGCAGGGACGCCATTAAGGTCACCGAACGAAGTCATGAATGACGCCACTTGGGCCTCAGCGGCTGCACGGAACGGAACCAGATGGACATTGCGAAGTTCGTGTTCCGATAAATTGGTAGTGTTGTAGTCTTTGCCGCTTTCACTGGCGCCGTAACCAGCGAAGTGTTTGGCGCACGCAGCAATACTGTCCGCCCGAGCCAAGTCCTCACCCTGGAAACCGGCAATCATAGACTTGGCCAGCTCTGCGCACAAGTGTGTGTCCTCGCCGAATGATTCTGCTATTCTACCCCAGCGCGGATCACGGCTTATGTCTATCATCGGAGCGAAGGTCCAGTTGACACCCGCTGCGGAAGCCTCAATTGCCGAGATTCGACCGCATTGTTCCACCAAGGTTGGGTTCCAGGTGGCCGCCAATCCCAATGGAATCGGAAAAACGGTCTTGAATCCGTGAATAACGTCGCGGCCAATCAACAAAGGAATCCCCAGACGACTCTCCTTCAGTGCAACTTGTTGGAGTTCGTCAACAGTCGTGACATCAACTTCGTTCAACAGGCCGCCGATCTTGCCACCCGCAATGGAGTTTCGCAATTCCGGCGGGATGGAGCCACCCCCACCGTTGATCAGAGAGAGTTGCCCGATCTTTTCTGCAAGAGTCATTTGCTCCAGAAGATCGGTAGTCCGTTTTTCAACTACGTCCGGATTGTCAGTCACTTGTCTCAATCTTCATCCTTCACTTAGTTACCGACATATAGGTGCAAGTAAGTTCTGATCTCCCACTCGTTACCGTCGTCAGCATCTGGGTTTGGTATGGGACCGTCCGGGCCCGGCAGTGAAGTGGGACGATACCGGGAGGAGTATTCGTCGAGCGACCGCCAGATGGCCTTCACGCCAAGCCGTGTTTGCGGCAGGGCGAACCACTCGGGCTTCCCGATGAACGTTGAAATGTCAGCATACAATTGAATCGGAAAGGTAAGGTTGTGATCACGATGGTAATCATAAGGGCCCCAATCGTTAAGTTCAATAGCAGCCTGCAACCTCGTGGATCCGGAGATAAGGCGAACATCAGCTCCATACCGATCAATCAGTCTTGGATCGTCTCCGTGTGGTTCACCTTTGCCCGCGTAAAGATTGGCAATCATACTAAAGTCTGGCCTAAGTTTCGAGACTATTCGAGCACGAGCTTCCCATACATCACGTGCCGGGGTGGCACCGGGGAACGGGTAGATAGGATTACCAGCAGCAGAATCAAAGAAAAGAGCCGCATCCATAGTCGTTTTATAGTGCTTGATAATGAGACCAAAGGTCGCTGCGAGTTTGGCGTCTTCGCGTATATCGCTATCCCAGAGATACATCCATGTAGCAGGGGTCGGGTCGTAGGTAATAACGATTTCGCCGGCGACCATCTCGCGGTTTTCACGAACAGCAAAGGCATCGTCCCGAACGTTGCGCGGATGTCCGGGTTGTGGAACATCTGCAGGCATTGGACCCTTGAGAGGTTTTTGCCACAAGAAGTTGGGAGATACTTCGAGATTTCCGAAACGGGTTGAAACACCGGTTATGAGATTTCGTTGGTTTCCCTTCCCACTCTCCTTCAACCACCAATCAGAGTAAGTTTGGGTCAATGTAGGTCCACCGTCGGCAACCAGTCCCATGGATGCTCCTTGAAGGTACCAAAGCCAGCTTCCCATGGAGTAGCTCAGTTTGAATTTACCGCCAAAAGCGTCCTTGGATTCTATGCTGTCCTGCAAAACTTCGTAGTTACCTTCTGTTCCCTTTACGAACTGAAAAGGCTGCCCAACTTTGTTATCACCAGACCAGATTCCGCCCAGTTCGACTGTCAGTGGTCCGCGATTGATCTCGAGATGGAGAGTGGCCTTCTTTGTCTTGGGCAGGGGGATCGCCGTGGAAGTAACAGCGTTCGTTTGATCGGCAAGATCATGCTGGTAGATTCCAGTCGCCAGAACAGATCCGATTCTCCGTTGGTATTTCAACAGGGCGGCCGGGTTCGCTCCCCACCAGAGTTCCGGCCCTATCGCGAACTTAAGACCATTGAGGTTCTTTTTTCCGGTGAACTCCAACCCCAACGGTGCTTCGCCGTTATAAATGTCTATGTTCGGTCCGTAGTTGGCCTCGCGGTAAAGACCGAAAAAATCTCCCTCATATCCCCAGTGATAGTGACCTGTTCGGTAGAACCCTTCAACGTCGAACAAGCGTCCGGCCCAGGAAACTGATGCGCTATAGACCTTGAGACGTTCGATATCTTTCAATTCGATCTCGCCGTTATTGAACACGATAGCTTGCACCCGGCCACGATTCTCATAAAAAATCTCGTCAATCGGGTTCTCAGGAACGTGTCCTATATAATTCAATGCCAACGTGCCTCGCACAGCCCCCGAGGGCTTCGCCTCGATTTCTGTGTAATAAGACTCCAGGTGATCAAAACCTTGGAACGCGGGGTATCCCGGCGGGCCTGGATTTTTGGGTGTGGTGACATTGATACCACCCGTGCTGATTGTCTCAAATCTGAACCAGGCGCGACTTACCCTAACCCTGCCGCCTGTCTCCGCAGTGAGGGCAGCTTTGTTGCCTCTAGCTTCAAGGGCCGCTCCCATTGGAGTGATTTTGGAAAAGTGAGCGCGAATTGTCTCCAGTGAGGTGCTTGGCCCGTATGGGTCCAGAGTATACGCCTTTTTCAACGCGTAATAAGCAGCCCTCGGGTAAAGTTGGTATAGACCTGAAGCATCGGGGAATCCCTTGGCACAAATACCCCACCACTCCTCGTTCATATTATTCTCGCCCGGTATCAAGTCTTCTTGGTATCCGCCGTTGGGCCAGGAGGCGTTTATGTCGTGTATATCGAGATTCTCCTCCTGCTTGTATTTCCACCAACCATCCGAGAACTGAAATGTGAATCCACCGCAGGCGTTACCGATTCTGCCTTTGTCATGCGACTGTTCATAGATTTCCTGCCATTGACCGATCAAATAGCGCGCCTGAGTCTGCTGATCTTCCTGCAGGGTTTTGGCATTGAACGCATCAGCGCCGAACTCTGTGAAGATATAGGGGATACCCATTTTCTCTTTGACAACTTCAAAGGCGTCTCGTGCCGAAATCCCGCGGTATACATTGGAACCAAGGATATCCAGGTTCGATAGTTCCTCGGCGATGATATCGATATATTGCAGATCACCGTTGGCCATCGCGACAGGACGCCCAGGGTCCCTGGACTTAATCATGTCGGTAACATCGCCGAACAACGTGTAGAGATAACGAGCTTTGGCCGCCCTGCGTTCACCCTCGGGTAGAGCCTCGGTTTCGGCCGAGCTCCATTCAAGTCCATAGTTGTTTTCGTTGCCTAACAGCCAGAAGAGCATTCCCGGCGTACCATCAAACTCGGCGACAAGAGCTTCCATCTCCGCCATAAGCACGGCGCGCGTGGTGGGGTCGGAGTAGTCGGTGATGGGTGTCCATACACCGTTGAGCGTCAACCCGTAGCGCCCCAGCGGATGGTTAACAACGGTATAGATGCCATACGTCTCATATATGTACTTGACCCATCGAGGTGGGATGCCAACATAGTGACGAATGGTGTTGACACCCATATTCTGCAAAAGCGGCATCTCACGGGCGAGGGCGGCCATGATAAAATCGTCCGACTGAGTCCAGAGACTGTAAGCATAGTTCTTTCCGATCGGGATATAGCCCCAGTTCATTCCCTTGATCATGAAATCGGCGCCGTTGACCTGGAGCTTCGATCCCGATTGGTCATTGATGATCTTGACTGTTGGTACTTCAGTCGCCATCACCGGTTGAACGGAAGTGCCGGCAATTACTATGGCCAGCAAGACAATAACGACCGATACGGTATGATTGATACGCGGAGTTGCAGTAGTCATCCAAGTCTACCTTCTGTTTAAGTCTTTGTTAGCGAACAAAATAAGCATCCGCGTGGCAACAAAAAACAGTCGCGCTACGAAAAACAAGACTTTGTTCTCTTACCGAACAAAGTACCCCAGAATCCCAGATTTGTCAAGCAATATTGACCGAAACAGTGGTCGAGTGATCTATGAAAATCCGGCTCAGTGGTAAACCTGCCGCAGTAGCCATCGATAGTCTCCCAATCCTCTCGGCCCTTGTTTGAGACGGTTGGCAGCTCTCATCCCTTTATCCCACATACAAAAGCCCTCCATTTGCCTTGTTGATTTGCCCGGTCATACAGAAGAGCTCCCCCCGGCTGGACGGAACTGGAACTCTGAGCTGGTTCTCACCTATCTCAGACAAACTGGGTGAGAGTCTTCAGGGCTTCGACCTCGCGGAGTGAGTCAGGCCGCCACCGACTAAGTCGGGATAGCATCCGACCCAATGGCCGGGTCTACGAAACAAGTTCCACTACTGGGTGATTGAGAAATCGGTTTTGCGAATGACAAATAGCGGGGATAAAAAAAGAGGACAGACCGCATTGGTCTGTCCTCTGATCAATCAATCTACTGTGTTGCTACTTCAGCAGTAGCATCTTCTTGGTATCAACAAAAGCGTCAGCCTGCAAGCGATAGAAGTAAACACCGCTGGCGTTTCTTCCGGAGTTCCAGGTAACGCTGTGATGACCGGCACCGAAAGACCCATCCACAACCGTAGCAACCTTCTGACCCATGATGTTGAAGATTTCAAGGGTCACTCGGGCCGCATTCGGCAGCGCGAAGCTGATCTCAGTCAGCGGGTTGAACGGGTTGGGATAGTTCTGTCCCAATCCGAACTCGATCGGCAGGTTCTCGTCTGTCGGGTGAGCCACGAACGGGACAACGTCATCGCGGCAGTTGTTGTGCAACTCATTCAGACAGGTGGCGGTGAAGTTGACATCGGAGAGAGTTGCTCCGAAGCCGTCCAGCACCGCGGTGTTACCGCCGACCGCCATATCTGCAACGGCCAGGAACTCGTTGACGGTCAAACCGGCAAACGGTCCGCCACAAGAATCGATGACATAGGCGCCATAATTGCCGCCGCCATCGAGCAGACCCAGCAGCACCGGGATACCGGCTTCTGAGAACCCGACATTCAGTTTCAGGGCCAGTATCTGACCGGCCAGAACGCCCGCACTTGTGTACGTGGGGTTGTGGTAGTCATCGTCGAGTGTGCCGGGTGTCCCGCCGGCCGGCAGGTACTTCCGGACCTTACTGGAATTGGTCCAGTGGGCCGTGTAATAATCCGGATGACCGATGGTGACACCGTCCGGGAAGACATCATCGAAATAATGATCTCGGATGCAGCCCGGTTGGGTCGAGAACATGTCATCGGCCTGGCTATCCGGACAGTCGGTGCCCCAGCCACCCATCGTATAGGTGCAGAACTCACGCGGACAGGACTCTCTGAATATTTCCTGTGAGCAAGTATCGGAAGCGTTGCCACAGGTATCCATCGCGTACCAGTACCGCGTGTAGATGAACTCGCCGTCGTTCGGACCGGCGGCTGTGTCGGTACCGACCATGATTATGGCCGGATCAGAATCACAGTCATCAGTAGCCGTTGGCGGAGTGAATTCGAGCACATCCTCGCAACCGATGGTGTCGGCAGCAGCACACGCAATCACCGGTGGCGTGTTGTCCTCCACAGTGATCGTCTGAGTGGCCGACGAAGTGTTGCCACAAGAGTCAGCAGCCGTCCAGGTGCGAGTAATACTATACTCAGCCGGACAGTCGCCGAATGTGGTGTCGTCGGCATAGGACAAATCAGCCGGACCACAGGCATCAGTCGCACTTGGCGTGCTGAAGTTCGGTTCGGCGGGACATTCCAGAGTTTCATTGCCGCCCACGCCGGAGATTACCGGTGGCGTGTTGTCGACAACTGTAATGGTCTGGCTGGCCGTCGACGTGTTGCCACATGAATCAGCCGCCGTCCAGGTGCGAGTGACCGCGTACTCCTGCGGACAATCGCCCGGAGTGGTCTGGTCACTATGGCTCAGGCTGGCCGGGCCACAGGCGTCTGTCGCACTCGGAGTGCTGAACTGAGGCTCGGCCGGACAATCGATGGTTTGAGGACCACCTACACCGGTGATAACCGGAGCGGTGTTATCGACCACCGTTATGGCCTGGCTGGCCGTTGCCGTGTTGCCGCAAGCATCGGTAGCCGTCCAGGTACGAGTAACCGAATACTCCTGAGGGCAAGCGCCCGGAGTGGTTTGGTCACTGTACTCAAGCGTCGGGTCGCCGCAATTGTCTGAGGCCGACGGATTGCTGAAGACCGGTTCGGCCGGACACTCGATAGTCTGCGGTCCACCTACGCCAGAGATAACCGGCGGAGTCTCATCGCGAATGATGATGTTCTGCTGGCATGACGAAGAGTTGCCACAGGCATCAGTAGCTGTCCAGGTGCGCACAATCTCCAACGGACAAGTGGTAGTCACGGTGTCGTCGCTGGATACGATACTCGGGTTCGGATCGCAGGCATCGACCGCCGTGGCCTCACCATAGGCGCCAACCGACTCACAACTGAAGTCAACATCGCTGGGACAAGAAATGACCGGTGGCGTGTTGTCTTCGACCGTGATCGTCTGGCTGGCCGTGGAAGTGTTACCGCATTCGTCCACAGCCGTCCAGGTACGAGTCACCGAGAACTCCTGCGGACAGGCGCCCGGAGTGGTCTCGTCGTTGAACGAAAAGTCTACCGGACCGCAAGCGTCATTTGCTGACGGGTTGCTGAAGTTCGGTTCGGAAGGACACTCGATGGTCTCGTTGCCCCCCACACCAGAGATAACCGGCGCGGTGTTGTCAACGACCGTAATCGTCTGGCTGGCCGTTGAAGCGTTGCCGCAATCATCGGTGGCCGTCCAGGTACGAGTGATTGAGTACTCCTGCGGACATGCGCCCGGTGTGGTCTCGTCGTTGTAGCCCAGGTCAGCCGGACCGCAGGCGTCGGTTGCACTCGGATTGCTGAACTGAGGCTCGGCCGGACACTCGATTGTTTCCGGTCCACCGACACCGGTGATTACGGGAGCGGTGTTATCGACTACGGTAATTGTCTGACTGGCCGTTGAAGCGTTGCCGCAATCATCGGTAGCCGTCCAGGTACGAGTGATCGAGTACTCCTGTGGGCATGCGCCAGGAGTGGTCACGTCGTTGTAGCCCAGGTCAGCCGGACCACAGGCGTCGGTCGCACTCGGGTTGCTGAACACAGGCTCGGCCGGACACTCGATGGTTTCCGGTCCACCGACACCGGTGATTACGGGAGCGGTGTTATCGACTACCGTAATGGTCTGGCTGGCTGTGGCAGTGTTACCGCAAGCATCGGTAGCTGTCCAGGTACGTGTGACCGAATACTCCTGCGGGCAAGCGCCCGGAGTGGTTTGGTCGTTGTATTCAAGCGTCGGGTCGCCGCAATTGTCTGAGGCCGACGGATTGCTGAAGACCGGTTCGGCGGGACACTCGATAGTTTGCGGTCCACCCACGCCAGAGATAACCGGCGGAGTTTCATCATTAATGATGATATTCTGCTGGCATGACGAGGAGTTGCCACAAGCGTCGGTCGCGGTCCAGGTGCGCACGATCTCCAGAGGACAGGTCGTAGTGACCGTGTCGTCGCTGAAGTCGATACTTGGATCAGGATCGCAGGCATCAACCGCCGTGGCTTCACCAAAGGCACCGACCGATTCACAACTGAAATCAACATCGTTCGGGCAGCTGATGACCGGCGCAGTATTGTCTTCGACCGTGATTGTCTGGCTGGCCGTTGAAGTGTTACCACAGTCATCGACCGCTGTCCAGGTGCGGGTTACCGAGAACTCCTGTGGGCAGTTGCCCGGAGTCGTTACATCGTTAAACGAGAAGTCTACCGGGCCGCAGGCATCAGTCGCGTCTGGATTGCTGAAGACCGGTTCGGCCGGACATTCGATAGTCTGGGGACCACCGACACCAGTGATGACCGGGGCGGTGTTATCCTCAACGGTAATGGTCTGACTGGCCGTGGATGAATTGCCGCAGTCGTCGGTAGCTGTCCAGGTACGAGTGACGCTGTATTCCTGCGGGCAAGCGCCTGGGGTGGTCACGTCGTTGAACGAGAAGTCAACCGGACCACACGCATCGGTCGCACTTGGGTTACTGAAGACTGGTTCGGCCGGGCACTCGATAGTTTCCGGACCACCGACACCGGTGATTACCGGAGCCGTGTTGTCTTCGACCGTAATGGTCTGGCTGGCCGTCGACGTGTTGCCACATGAATCGGCAGCCGTCCAGGTGCGAGTGACCGAATACTCCTGCGGGCAATTACCCGGAGTGGTGACGTCGTTGAACGACAAGTCAGCGGGACCACAAGCATCGGTTGCGCTCGGGTTACTGAACACAGGCTCGGCCGGACACTCGATAGTCTCAGGACCACCGACACCGGTGATAACCGGAGCCGTGTTGTCCTCGACGGTTATGGTCTGGCTGGCCGTGGACGTGTTGCCACATGAATCGGCAGCCGTCCAGGTGCGAGTGACCGAATACTCCTGCGGGCAGTTGCCCGGGGTTGTGACGTCGTTGAACGACAAATCAGCGGGACCACAGGCATCGGTGGCACTCGGATTGCTGAAGACCGGCTCGGCCGGGCATTCGATAGTCTCAGGACCACCTACACCGGTGATGACCGGCGCCGTGTTGTCTTCCACCGTTATGGTCTGACTGACGCTGACTGAATTGCCGCAGGCGTCAGTAGCCGTCCAGGTACGAGTGACACTATACTCTTGGGGGCAGGCGCCCGGAG
The nucleotide sequence above comes from Candidatus Zixiibacteriota bacterium. Encoded proteins:
- a CDS encoding glycosidase; protein product: MTTATPRINHTVSVVIVLLAIVIAGTSVQPVMATEVPTVKIINDQSGSKLQVNGADFMIKGMNWGYIPIGKNYAYSLWTQSDDFIMAALAREMPLLQNMGVNTIRHYVGIPPRWVKYIYETYGIYTVVNHPLGRYGLTLNGVWTPITDYSDPTTRAVLMAEMEALVAEFDGTPGMLFWLLGNENNYGLEWSSAETEALPEGERRAAKARYLYTLFGDVTDMIKSRDPGRPVAMANGDLQYIDIIAEELSNLDILGSNVYRGISARDAFEVVKEKMGIPYIFTEFGADAFNAKTLQEDQQTQARYLIGQWQEIYEQSHDKGRIGNACGGFTFQFSDGWWKYKQEENLDIHDINASWPNGGYQEDLIPGENNMNEEWWGICAKGFPDASGLYQLYPRAAYYALKKAYTLDPYGPSTSLETIRAHFSKITPMGAALEARGNKAALTAETGGRVRVSRAWFRFETISTGGINVTTPKNPGPPGYPAFQGFDHLESYYTEIEAKPSGAVRGTLALNYIGHVPENPIDEIFYENRGRVQAIVFNNGEIELKDIERLKVYSASVSWAGRLFDVEGFYRTGHYHWGYEGDFFGLYREANYGPNIDIYNGEAPLGLEFTGKKNLNGLKFAIGPELWWGANPAALLKYQRRIGSVLATGIYQHDLADQTNAVTSTAIPLPKTKKATLHLEINRGPLTVELGGIWSGDNKVGQPFQFVKGTEGNYEVLQDSIESKDAFGGKFKLSYSMGSWLWYLQGASMGLVADGGPTLTQTYSDWWLKESGKGNQRNLITGVSTRFGNLEVSPNFLWQKPLKGPMPADVPQPGHPRNVRDDAFAVRENREMVAGEIVITYDPTPATWMYLWDSDIREDAKLAATFGLIIKHYKTTMDAALFFDSAAGNPIYPFPGATPARDVWEARARIVSKLRPDFSMIANLYAGKGEPHGDDPRLIDRYGADVRLISGSTRLQAAIELNDWGPYDYHRDHNLTFPIQLYADISTFIGKPEWFALPQTRLGVKAIWRSLDEYSSRYRPTSLPGPDGPIPNPDADDGNEWEIRTYLHLYVGN